CTGCTCGAAGCGGTCGCGGCCGACCTGCTCGAGCGCAAGGCGCTGGACCTCATTATCACCAACGCGACCTACGAAGACTACGAACTGAAGGCGGACGAGCAGCCGGGCGAGGTCGCGACCGTCGAACAGGCCGCGCTCCCCGAGCCCGAAGCCCCGGCCGAGGGCGGCGAACCGAAGGCCGACACCGCCAGTTGACCTCCTGCGTACAGTGTTAGTGACCCCATTCTTGTTTCGCCGCGACCCGGCGCGAGAGCGTAATGGCTCCGCGCCGGGTCGCGGTCGAACGGCTCAGCTCGGAAGGCCAAAATCATGTTCTCACCGTTTGAACCGATGGCCGCGGCCCGCACCTTCGAGCCGACGCTCCAGCGCGGCCAGACCTCGCGCCAGCGCACGGTCGGCATCGCCGACCTGCTCATGGACAACCGGATCATCTTCCTCGGGGCCGGTCAGGACCTCGGGAGCCCGGTCATCACCGACCTGATGGCGAGCTTCGTGATCCAGCGCCTCTTGTTCCTCCAGTACGAGAACAAGACCGCGGACATCCACATGTACATCAACAGCCCCGGCGGGTCCGTTTCCGCCACGCTCGCGATCTACGACACGATGCAGTTCATCGAGGCGCCGATCCACACGTACTGCATGGGCTTGGCGGCTAGCGGCGCGGCCGTGCTGCTCGCGGCCGGGAGCAAGGGCAAGCGGTACGCGCTGCCGAACTCCAAGGTGATGATCCACCAGCCCTACGGACAGGTCGGCGGGCAGGTCTCGGACATCGAGATCCAGGCCAACGAGATCATCAAGGAGCGCCAGCGGCTCAACGAGATCCTGGCCAAGCACACCGGCCAGCCGCTCGAGGTCATCGCCAAGGAAACCGACCGGGACAAGTACTACCACGCGGACGAGGCCAAGGCGTTCGGCCTCGTGGACGAGGTGCTCTCGCGCCCGGAACCCAAGAAGTAAATCCGACGCGGAACCCGGATCGTGGGGCGCGGAACTGAAGAGAAAAGCAAAAAACGGGAACGAGCCACCGCCCGCTGCCCGTTGCTTTC
This region of Gemmata massiliana genomic DNA includes:
- a CDS encoding ATP-dependent Clp protease proteolytic subunit; its protein translation is MFSPFEPMAAARTFEPTLQRGQTSRQRTVGIADLLMDNRIIFLGAGQDLGSPVITDLMASFVIQRLLFLQYENKTADIHMYINSPGGSVSATLAIYDTMQFIEAPIHTYCMGLAASGAAVLLAAGSKGKRYALPNSKVMIHQPYGQVGGQVSDIEIQANEIIKERQRLNEILAKHTGQPLEVIAKETDRDKYYHADEAKAFGLVDEVLSRPEPKK